A genome region from Flavobacterium sp. CFS9 includes the following:
- a CDS encoding choice-of-anchor A family protein: MLNKITLKLRQLQLTFVLCFLSLFSGWNVFAEGSKDLFPSGATGNRSWMTSSSQNIRLGSGMFIGGVNQGRHYVYVKAGETIYVGSSAQGIGSGTINFKTPSGTVYSSGTDKVTGLIASRTEELAGPAALSPGGYKAYSKIVEPSEAGIWEIEFISPVPSATPNAGTTVLAANASWTSTNAAHQPTNNSLILAWDITVASSTGVQPGRTFLNVFTGNMGANSRAFNGKFHVLTIDGYRYLVEGNGMDPFVFAFFSNNNGVKSRTTGLPIYKSAAMVDVENNTNSASPSTTPYLYYPPENFGSGNDVTNKLFYQNPDLTMPTSASVNVGGSTVTTWLVNNVVVASISNIFISGSEGSIGVGTPPLGSYINFTASTNGNALVQLDGDNDGVYTGNKDRIILVAAKTGANKLYWDGKFKDGTYASTGLNLNLNVVIFNGEVHFPYVDAENNSNGFRVSRLNGNNSPDDKVYWDDSDPSFISATGESNPKTNITFPGLSSASNGHKWSSSYGDNRTLDTWAYMTTTSPVVTVPVVQNAADLAVTSISDVTSGSVGTDVTYTVVVKNIGGPNNVTGAKFKFSDLVSGANLAVQSFSSSSTLGGAVTAQTISGGVLDATVDLPKDATITFIIIGKILAPAGTNVNVKATIMRPEDLTDPDATADTHVGTPPVDPDVECDGTPSGVGCNNIKTDVFTVTSLPLPFPSTTNSCLGVFLSDVISSNPPTSIYKPATFTGDFIGRDNAINFAVGGNLTITNGAEYEGRSFVYGNFTMNKTSAFNLGVAGVGSFIVPDDNKNILTIGGNFDASAASGNLILGGEVDGKKSYGTIVYKGTKSPNVKITGDASKVINEATLDLTPYNDAFNALQVSSTAWNQLPSDPKVTFTNDGFGTYTFTCLTPSVSKSYVINIPNVLASRPNGTVNFVGFPDTASLLINVPGTTTNFNIATFQFNGVTQAVGSGNKVPANEVTPFSLRILWNLPTATTVSLKGAQFWGSMVIPQRTGTVTNEMIGMNGRFIVGGNLIQNIGGSETHNYPFKGEISSTDAPVVTTPVNYCQDETATALTATGSNLKWYTAQTGGIGSATAPTPSTTTVGTTTYYVTQTVGNCESARTGIDVIVKEKPVKPTTGTVTQPTCSVATGSFTISNYNAAYTYSVAPSTGVTISGATVTAPAGTYAVTATLETCSSVVSNDVVINAQPTTPVKPTTGTVTQPTCSVATGSFTISNYNAAYTYSVNPSTGVTISGATVTAPAGTYAVTATLGTCSSVVSNDVVINAQPTTPVKPTAGTVTQPTCSVATGSFTISNYNAAYTYSVNPSTGVTVSGATVTAPAGTYAVTATLGTCSSVVSNDVVIASECAGISVSKKGVYVDANADGIVNVGDRIDYTFTVTNTGNVTLAPVTITDANAVVSGSLASLAPGATDSSSFTAVHTITLADMNNGQVDNVATVSGTPPTGPAVTAKSTDPSPICATCPPKDPAACPSCTVVPLTSSPKVTVSKKGVYVDANADGIVNVGDRIDYTFTVTNTGNVTLAPVTITDANAVVSGSLASLAPGATDSSSFTAVHTITLADMNNGQVDNVATVSGTPPTGPAVTAKSTDPSPICATCPPKDPAACPTCTVVPLTSSPKVTVSKKATYVDANADGIVNVGDRIDYTFTVTNTGNVTLAPVTITDANAVVSGSLASLAPGATDSSSFTAVHTITLADMNNGQVDNVATVSGTPPTGPAVTAKSTDPSPICATCPPKDPAACPSCTVVPLTSSPKVTVSKKATYVDANADGIVNVGDRIDYTFTVTNTGNVTLAPVTITDANAVVSGSLASLAPGATDSSSFTAVHTITLADMNNGQVDNVATVSGTPPTGPAVTAKSTDPSPICATCPPKDPAACPSCTVVPLTSSPKVTVSKKATYVDANADGIVNVGDRIDYTFTVTNTGNVTLAPVTITDANAVVSGSLASLAPGATDSSSFTAVHTITLADMNNGQVDNVATVSGTPPTGPAVTAKSTDPSPICATCPPKDPAACPSCTVVPLTSSPKVTVSKKGVYVDANADGIVNVGDRIDYTFTVTNTGNVTLAPVTITDANAVVSGSLASLAPGATDSSSFTAVHTITLADMNNGQVDNVATVSGTPPTGPAVTAKSTDPSPICATCPPKDPAACPSCTVVPLTSSPKVTVSKKGVYVDANADGIVNVGDRIDYTFTVTNTGNVTLAPVTITDANAVVSGSLASLAPGATDSSSFTAVHTITLADMNNGQVDNVATVSGTPPTGPAVTAKSTDPSPICATCPPKDPAACPTCTVVPLTSSPKVTVSKKATYVDANADGIVNVGDRINYTFTVTNTGNVTLAPVTITDANAVVTGTLASLAPGATDSSSFTAVHTITLADMNNGQVDNVATVSGTPPTGPAVTAKSTDPSPICATCPPKDPAACPSCTVVPLTSSPKVTVSKKATYVDANADGIVNVGDRINYTFTVTNTGNVTLAPVTITDANAVVTGTLASLAPGATDSSSFTAVHTITLADMNNGQVDNVATVSGTPPTGPAVTAKSTDPSPICATCPPKDPAACPSCTVVPLTSSPKVTVSKKGVYVDANADGIVNVGDRIDYTFTVTNTGNVTLAPVTITDANAVVTGTLASLAPGATDSSSFTAVHTITLADMNNGQVDNVATVSGTPPTGPAVTAKSTDPSPICATCPPKDPAACPTCTVVPLTSSPKVTVSKKATYVDANADGIVNVGDRIDYTFTVTNTGNVTLAPVTITDANAVVTGTLASLAPGATDSSSFTAVHTITLADMNNGQVDNVATVSGTPPTGPAVTAKSTDPSPICVTCRPIDPTCSTCTVISFIDAIDETPLVVNGVSGGNTVSVLLNDKLHGTPVIASEVNLSVVSVPTGITLNTDGTIKVNAGTAPGVYTVIYSICSKAMAAAGTPMCDQAEAKITVTATVEPIFENGTIASTGGTVFTNIASNDKVNGVPAVLGTTGNATVAVSGTWPTGITLDPLTGKVSVAAGTTPGTYNVVYELCDKLTPTTCGIVSDEIKVTPIVEPIFENGTIASTGGIVFTNIASNDKVNGVPVVLGTTGNATIAVSGTWPTGITLDPLTGKVSVAAGTTPGTYNVVYELCDKLTPTTCATVSDEIKVTPIVEPIFENGTIASTGGIVFTNIASNDKVNGVPAVLGTTGNATIAVSGTWPTGITLDPLSGKVSVAAGTTPGTYNVVYQLCDKLTPVTCATVSDEIKVTPVVEPIFENGTIASTGGTVFTNIASNDKVNGVPAVLGTTGNATVAVSGTWPTGISLDPLTGKVSVAAGTTPGTYNVVYELCDKLTPATCGTVSDEIKVTATTVTAIVANDDNIPNANGITGTPNAGNVLAGNPNSDTLNGVPVVINQVDLKVITPAVPKTPGAAVPVIDTATGIISVPANTPGGTYTLTYSICEKSNLSNCDAATVTLFVSRPGIAVVKTAHFNDEDGDGNAKVGETITYNFTVTNTGNVALTNVYIVDPLTGVNMTGGPINLAAGEEDSTSFTGTYSIVQADINSGSISNQAEVFGTSPDNIVVKDKSDDSSVVGDKPTVLSLQGCVIKVFNAVSINGDNKNERFYIQGLECYPDNTVQIFNRWGVLVFDRDHYNNNDIVFRGISEGRVTIKDSDGLPEGTYYYIIKYKDNQSNPHQEAGYLYLTK; the protein is encoded by the coding sequence ATGTTGAATAAAATTACATTAAAATTAAGGCAATTGCAGCTGACCTTTGTACTGTGCTTCCTTTCTCTTTTCAGTGGATGGAATGTCTTTGCTGAGGGATCTAAGGATTTGTTCCCCAGTGGGGCGACAGGGAATAGAAGTTGGATGACCAGTTCAAGTCAAAATATTAGATTGGGTTCCGGAATGTTTATTGGAGGTGTTAATCAGGGTCGGCATTATGTTTATGTCAAAGCCGGAGAAACAATTTATGTAGGTTCAAGTGCTCAGGGAATCGGTTCCGGTACAATTAACTTTAAAACACCAAGCGGAACAGTTTATTCGTCAGGGACGGACAAAGTAACGGGTTTAATAGCTAGTCGAACCGAAGAGCTTGCGGGACCAGCTGCTTTAAGCCCTGGGGGATATAAAGCTTATTCAAAAATCGTAGAGCCTTCGGAGGCGGGAATTTGGGAAATTGAATTTATTTCACCTGTTCCAAGTGCAACTCCTAATGCAGGAACAACTGTATTAGCTGCTAATGCAAGTTGGACTTCAACAAACGCTGCGCACCAACCGACCAATAATTCATTGATTTTGGCTTGGGATATTACGGTTGCTTCAAGTACAGGAGTACAACCCGGACGTACATTCTTAAATGTATTTACAGGAAATATGGGAGCAAATAGCAGGGCTTTCAATGGAAAATTTCATGTTTTAACGATTGATGGTTATCGTTATTTAGTAGAAGGAAATGGAATGGATCCTTTTGTTTTCGCTTTCTTTTCAAATAATAACGGAGTTAAATCCAGAACTACCGGTTTGCCAATTTATAAGAGTGCGGCTATGGTCGATGTGGAAAACAATACTAATTCAGCTTCACCTTCGACGACTCCGTATTTATATTATCCTCCAGAAAATTTTGGCTCAGGGAATGATGTTACGAATAAATTGTTCTATCAGAATCCTGATTTGACAATGCCAACTTCAGCTTCGGTTAATGTAGGAGGTTCAACTGTAACAACTTGGTTGGTGAATAATGTGGTAGTAGCATCTATTTCGAATATCTTCATTTCGGGATCTGAAGGCTCAATTGGAGTAGGAACACCTCCGTTAGGAAGTTATATAAATTTCACTGCCAGTACAAATGGTAATGCTTTAGTTCAGCTGGACGGTGATAATGATGGCGTGTATACAGGAAACAAAGACAGAATTATACTTGTAGCTGCCAAAACGGGTGCCAATAAATTATATTGGGATGGTAAGTTTAAAGATGGGACTTATGCTTCTACTGGTTTAAACTTAAATTTAAATGTAGTTATTTTTAATGGAGAAGTCCATTTTCCTTATGTAGATGCAGAAAATAATTCGAATGGTTTTCGGGTTTCCAGGTTAAATGGTAATAACAGTCCTGATGATAAAGTTTACTGGGATGATTCAGATCCATCATTTATTTCAGCGACAGGAGAATCTAACCCTAAAACAAATATTACTTTTCCGGGACTATCCAGTGCTTCTAATGGACATAAATGGTCAAGTTCCTATGGTGATAACCGAACATTGGATACATGGGCATATATGACTACGACATCTCCTGTAGTTACGGTTCCTGTTGTTCAGAATGCTGCCGATTTAGCAGTAACAAGTATTAGTGATGTAACTAGCGGTAGTGTAGGTACGGATGTTACTTATACAGTGGTTGTAAAAAATATAGGAGGACCCAATAATGTAACGGGGGCAAAATTTAAGTTTTCGGATTTAGTTTCGGGAGCAAATTTGGCGGTGCAATCTTTTTCCTCTTCTTCTACTTTAGGAGGTGCAGTTACTGCACAAACTATTAGTGGAGGTGTACTTGATGCTACGGTTGATTTACCAAAAGATGCGACAATTACATTTATAATTATCGGAAAGATATTAGCACCGGCCGGTACTAATGTAAACGTCAAAGCAACGATCATGCGTCCCGAAGATTTAACAGACCCGGATGCTACTGCCGATACACATGTTGGAACACCTCCGGTAGATCCGGATGTTGAATGTGACGGAACGCCTAGCGGGGTTGGTTGTAACAATATAAAGACTGATGTTTTTACGGTTACTAGTCTTCCTTTGCCATTTCCATCTACTACAAACTCTTGTTTAGGAGTGTTTTTAAGTGATGTAATTTCGTCTAATCCGCCAACCAGTATCTATAAACCGGCAACTTTTACAGGAGATTTTATTGGTCGTGATAACGCCATTAACTTTGCCGTTGGAGGGAATCTTACGATAACAAATGGTGCCGAATACGAAGGACGTAGTTTTGTATATGGAAATTTTACCATGAACAAAACAAGTGCTTTTAATTTGGGAGTGGCCGGAGTAGGGTCTTTTATTGTACCGGATGATAATAAAAATATTTTAACCATAGGGGGGAATTTTGATGCTTCAGCTGCTTCGGGTAATTTAATACTGGGAGGAGAAGTCGATGGTAAAAAGTCCTATGGAACTATAGTTTATAAAGGTACTAAATCTCCTAATGTTAAAATTACAGGAGATGCGTCTAAAGTTATTAATGAAGCTACTCTAGATTTAACACCTTATAATGATGCGTTCAATGCTTTACAGGTTTCAAGTACGGCCTGGAATCAGTTACCAAGTGATCCAAAGGTTACTTTTACAAATGATGGCTTTGGAACGTATACATTTACTTGTTTGACACCTTCGGTTTCAAAATCGTATGTGATAAACATTCCTAATGTTTTAGCATCAAGACCAAATGGTACCGTTAATTTTGTAGGTTTTCCGGATACAGCGAGTTTATTAATTAACGTACCTGGTACAACAACAAACTTTAATATCGCTACGTTCCAATTTAATGGCGTAACTCAGGCAGTAGGTAGCGGTAACAAGGTACCCGCTAACGAAGTTACCCCTTTTTCATTACGAATTTTATGGAATTTACCTACCGCGACTACTGTTTCTTTAAAAGGAGCTCAGTTTTGGGGAAGTATGGTTATTCCACAACGTACAGGTACTGTTACCAATGAAATGATTGGTATGAACGGTCGTTTTATTGTGGGTGGAAATTTAATTCAAAACATTGGCGGTTCAGAAACACACAATTATCCTTTTAAAGGAGAAATTAGCAGTACTGATGCTCCGGTCGTTACGACACCGGTAAATTACTGTCAGGATGAAACAGCAACTGCTTTAACGGCAACAGGTTCAAACCTGAAATGGTATACTGCTCAAACAGGTGGTATTGGAAGCGCAACTGCACCGACACCTTCAACAACAACTGTTGGTACCACGACTTATTATGTAACTCAGACGGTTGGAAATTGCGAAAGTGCCAGAACCGGAATTGATGTTATAGTTAAAGAAAAACCTGTAAAACCAACAACAGGAACAGTAACTCAACCAACTTGTTCAGTGGCTACAGGAAGTTTTACAATTTCAAATTACAATGCTGCTTATACTTATAGTGTAGCCCCATCAACAGGAGTTACAATTTCAGGTGCTACAGTAACGGCTCCGGCAGGAACTTATGCCGTAACTGCTACATTAGAAACATGTAGTTCAGTAGTTTCAAATGATGTTGTGATCAATGCACAACCAACAACTCCTGTAAAACCAACAACAGGAACAGTAACTCAGCCTACTTGTTCAGTGGCTACAGGAAGTTTTACAATTTCAAATTATAATGCTGCTTATACCTATTCTGTAAACCCATCAACAGGAGTTACAATTTCAGGCGCTACAGTAACTGCTCCGGCAGGAACTTATGCCGTAACTGCTACATTGGGAACATGTAGTTCAGTAGTTTCAAATGATGTTGTGATCAATGCACAACCAACAACTCCTGTAAAACCAACAGCAGGAACAGTAACTCAGCCTACTTGTTCAGTGGCTACAGGAAGTTTTACAATTTCAAATTACAATGCTGCTTATACCTATTCTGTAAATCCATCAACAGGAGTTACAGTTTCAGGAGCTACAGTAACGGCTCCGGCAGGAACTTATGCCGTAACTGCTACATTAGGAACATGTAGTTCAGTAGTTTCAAATGATGTTGTAATCGCTAGTGAATGTGCTGGCATTTCAGTAAGCAAAAAAGGAGTTTATGTAGATGCTAACGCAGACGGAATCGTAAACGTAGGCGATAGAATCGACTATACATTTACCGTTACCAACACAGGAAACGTAACCCTGGCTCCGGTAACCATTACCGATGCAAATGCAGTGGTAAGCGGAAGTCTGGCGAGTTTAGCACCAGGTGCAACAGACTCATCTAGTTTTACAGCCGTTCACACCATTACACTGGCTGATATGAATAACGGTCAGGTAGACAACGTGGCTACCGTAAGCGGAACCCCTCCAACAGGTCCTGCAGTGACGGCTAAGTCAACCGATCCAAGTCCAATTTGTGCGACTTGTCCACCAAAAGATCCGGCTGCATGTCCAAGCTGTACCGTAGTTCCTTTAACGTCTTCACCAAAAGTGACAGTAAGCAAAAAAGGAGTTTATGTAGATGCTAACGCAGACGGAATCGTAAACGTAGGCGATAGAATCGACTATACATTTACCGTTACCAACACAGGAAATGTAACCCTGGCTCCGGTAACCATTACCGATGCAAATGCAGTGGTAAGCGGAAGTCTGGCGAGTTTAGCACCAGGTGCAACAGACTCATCTAGTTTTACAGCCGTTCACACCATTACACTGGCTGATATGAATAACGGTCAGGTAGACAACGTGGCTACCGTAAGCGGAACCCCTCCAACAGGTCCTGCTGTAACAGCTAAGTCAACCGATCCAAGTCCAATTTGTGCGACTTGTCCACCAAAAGATCCGGCTGCATGTCCAACCTGTACCGTAGTTCCTTTAACGTCTTCACCAAAAGTAACAGTAAGCAAAAAAGCAACTTACGTAGATGCAAATGCAGACGGAATCGTAAACGTAGGCGATAGAATCGACTATACATTTACCGTTACCAACACAGGAAATGTAACCCTGGCTCCGGTAACCATTACCGATGCAAATGCAGTGGTAAGCGGAAGTCTGGCGAGTTTAGCACCAGGTGCAACAGATTCGTCAAGTTTTACAGCCGTTCATACCATTACACTGGCTGATATGAATAACGGTCAGGTAGACAACGTGGCTACCGTAAGCGGAACCCCTCCAACAGGTCCTGCAGTGACGGCTAAGTCAACCGATCCAAGTCCAATTTGTGCGACTTGTCCACCAAAAGATCCGGCTGCATGTCCAAGCTGTACCGTAGTTCCTTTAACGTCTTCACCAAAAGTGACAGTAAGCAAAAAAGCAACTTACGTAGATGCAAATGCAGACGGAATCGTAAACGTAGGCGATAGAATCGACTATACATTTACCGTTACCAACACAGGAAATGTAACCCTGGCTCCGGTAACCATTACCGATGCAAATGCAGTGGTAAGCGGAAGTCTGGCGAGTTTAGCACCAGGTGCAACAGACTCATCTAGTTTTACAGCCGTTCACACCATTACACTGGCTGATATGAATAACGGTCAGGTAGACAACGTGGCTACCGTAAGCGGAACCCCTCCAACAGGTCCTGCTGTAACGGCTAAGTCAACCGATCCAAGTCCAATTTGTGCGACTTGTCCACCAAAAGATCCGGCTGCATGTCCAAGCTGTACCGTAGTTCCTTTAACGTCTTCACCAAAAGTGACAGTAAGCAAAAAAGCAACTTACGTAGATGCAAATGCAGACGGAATCGTAAACGTAGGCGATAGAATCGACTATACATTTACCGTTACCAACACAGGAAACGTAACCCTGGCTCCGGTAACCATTACCGATGCAAATGCAGTGGTAAGCGGAAGTTTAGCGAGTTTAGCACCAGGTGCAACAGACTCATCTAGTTTTACAGCCGTTCACACCATTACACTGGCTGATATGAATAACGGTCAGGTAGACAACGTCGCTACCGTAAGCGGAACCCCTCCAACAGGTCCTGCTGTAACGGCTAAGTCAACCGATCCAAGTCCAATTTGTGCGACTTGTCCACCAAAAGATCCGGCTGCATGTCCAAGCTGTACCGTAGTTCCTTTAACGTCTTCACCAAAAGTGACAGTAAGCAAAAAAGGAGTTTACGTAGATGCTAACGCAGACGGAATCGTAAACGTAGGCGATAGAATTGACTATACATTTACCGTTACCAACACAGGAAACGTAACCCTGGCTCCGGTAACCATTACCGATGCAAATGCAGTGGTAAGCGGAAGTCTGGCGAGTTTAGCACCAGGTGCAACAGACTCATCTAGTTTTACAGCCGTTCACACCATTACACTGGCTGATATGAATAACGGTCAGGTAGACAATGTGGCTACCGTAAGCGGAACCCCTCCAACAGGTCCTGCTGTAACAGCTAAGTCAACCGATCCAAGTCCAATTTGTGCGACTTGTCCACCAAAAGATCCGGCCGCATGTCCAAGCTGTACCGTAGTTCCTTTAACGTCTTCACCAAAAGTAACAGTAAGCAAAAAAGGAGTTTATGTAGATGCTAACGCAGACGGAATCGTAAACGTAGGCGATAGAATCGACTATACATTTACCGTTACCAACACAGGAAATGTAACCCTGGCTCCGGTAACCATTACCGATGCAAATGCAGTGGTAAGCGGAAGTCTGGCGAGTTTAGCACCAGGTGCAACAGACTCATCTAGTTTTACAGCCGTTCACACCATTACACTGGCTGATATGAATAACGGTCAGGTAGACAACGTGGCTACCGTAAGCGGAACCCCTCCAACAGGTCCTGCTGTAACAGCTAAGTCAACCGATCCAAGTCCAATTTGTGCGACTTGTCCACCAAAAGATCCGGCTGCATGTCCAACATGTACCGTAGTTCCTTTAACGTCTTCACCAAAAGTGACAGTAAGTAAAAAAGCAACTTACGTAGATGCAAATGCAGACGGAATCGTAAACGTAGGCGATAGAATCAACTATACATTTACCGTTACCAACACAGGAAACGTAACCCTGGCTCCGGTAACCATTACCGATGCAAATGCGGTTGTGACAGGAACTTTAGCGAGTTTAGCACCAGGCGCAACAGACTCATCAAGTTTTACAGCCGTTCACACCATTACACTGGCTGATATGAATAACGGTCAGGTAGACAACGTGGCTACCGTAAGCGGAACCCCTCCAACAGGTCCTGCAGTGACGGCTAAGTCAACCGATCCAAGTCCAATTTGTGCGACTTGTCCACCAAAAGATCCGGCTGCATGTCCAAGCTGTACCGTAGTTCCTTTAACGTCTTCACCAAAAGTGACAGTAAGTAAAAAAGCAACTTACGTAGATGCAAATGCAGACGGAATCGTAAACGTAGGCGATAGAATCAACTATACATTTACCGTTACCAACACAGGAAACGTAACCCTGGCTCCGGTAACCATTACCGATGCAAATGCGGTTGTGACAGGAACTTTAGCGAGTTTAGCACCAGGCGCAACAGACTCATCAAGTTTTACAGCCGTTCACACCATTACACTGGCTGATATGAATAACGGTCAGGTAGACAACGTGGCTACCGTAAGCGGAACCCCTCCAACAGGTCCTGCAGTGACGGCTAAGTCAACCGATCCAAGTCCAATTTGTGCGACTTGTCCACCAAAAGATCCGGCTGCATGTCCAAGCTGTACCGTAGTTCCTTTAACGTCTTCACCAAAAGTGACAGTAAGCAAAAAAGGAGTTTACGTAGATGCAAATGCAGACGGAATCGTAAACGTAGGCGATAGAATTGACTATACATTTACTGTTACCAACACAGGAAACGTAACCCTGGCTCCGGTAACCATTACCGATGCAAATGCGGTTGTGACAGGAACTTTAGCGAGTTTAGCACCAGGTGCAACAGATTCGTCTAGTTTTACAGCCGTTCATACCATTACACTGGCTGATATGAATAACGGTCAGGTAGACAACGTGGCTACCGTAAGCGGAACCCCTCCAACAGGTCCTGCTGTAACGGCTAAGTCAACCGATCCAAGTCCAATTTGTGCGACTTGTCCACCAAAAGATCCGGCTGCATGTCCAACATGTACCGTAGTTCCTTTAACGTCTTCACCAAAAGTGACAGTAAGTAAAAAAGCAACTTACGTAGATGCAAATGCAGACGGAATCGTAAACGTAGGCGATAGAATTGACTATACATTTACTGTTACCAACACAGGAAACGTAACCCTGGCTCCGGTAACCATTACCGATGCAAATGCGGTTGTGACAGGAACTTTAGCGAGTTTAGCACCAGGCGCAACAGATTCGTCAAGTTTTACAGCCGTTCACACCATTACACTGGCTGATATGAATAACGGTCAGGTAGACAACGTGGCTACCGTAAGCGGAACCCCTCCAACAGGTCCTGCAGTGACAGCTAAGTCAACCGATCCAAGTCCAATTTGTGTGACTTGCAGACCAATAGATCCTACATGTTCAACCTGTACAGTAATAAGTTTTATTGATGCTATTGATGAAACTCCGTTAGTAGTTAATGGAGTGAGTGGAGGTAATACAGTTTCTGTATTGTTGAATGACAAGTTACACGGTACGCCTGTAATTGCTTCAGAAGTGAATTTAAGTGTAGTTTCTGTACCAACAGGAATCACATTAAATACAGATGGAACTATTAAAGTTAATGCCGGTACTGCACCAGGGGTTTATACTGTAATTTATAGTATATGTTCAAAAGCAATGGCAGCAGCAGGTACACCAATGTGTGACCAGGCTGAAGCTAAAATTACAGTAACAGCAACAGTTGAACCAATATTCGAAAACGGAACTATTGCATCAACAGGAGGAACTGTTTTTACAAACATTGCAAGTAACGATAAAGTAAATGGAGTTCCGGCAGTATTAGGAACAACAGGAAATGCTACAGTTGCGGTATCAGGAACATGGCCAACAGGAATTACTTTAGATCCGTTAACCGGAAAAGTAAGTGTTGCTGCAGGAACCACACCGGGAACTTATAATGTAGTTTATGAGTTATGCGATAAATTGACTCCGACGACTTGTGGGATAGTTTCAGATGAAATCAAAGTAACTCCAATCGTAGAGCCAATATTCGAAAACGGAACTATTGCATCAACAGGAGGAATTGTTTTCACAAACATTGCAAGTAACGATAAAGTAAATGGAGTTCCGGTAGTATTAGGAACTACAGGAAATGCTACAATTGCAGTGTCAGGAACATGGCCAACAGGAATTACTTTAGATCCGTTAACCGGAAAAGTAAGTGTTGCTGCAGGAACCACACCGGGAACTTATAATGTAGTTTATGAGTTATGCGATAAATTGACTCCGACGACCTGTGCAACAGTTTCAGATGAAATCAAAGTAACTCCAATCGTAGAGCCAATATTCGAAAACGGAACTATTGCATCAACAGGAGGAATTGTTTTTACAAACATTGCAAGTAACGATAAAGTAAATGGAGTTCCGGCAGTATTAGGAACAACAGGAAATGCTACAATTGCAGTGTCAGGAACATGGCCAACAGGAATTACTTTAGATCCGTTAAGCGGAAAAGTAAGTGTTGCGGCAGGAACCACACCGGGGACTTATAATGTAGTTTATCAGTTATGCGACAAATTAACTCCGGTAACTTGCGCGACGGTTTCAGATGAAATCAAAGTAACTCCGGTTGTTGAACCAATATTCGAAAATGGAACTATTGCGTCAACAGGAGGAACTGTTTTCACAAACATTGCAAGTAACGATAAAGTAAATGGAGTTCCGGCAGTATTAGGAACAACAGGGAATGCTACAGTTGCGGTGTCAGGAACATGGCCAACAGGAATTAGTTTAGATCCGTTAACCGGAAAAGTAAGTGTTGCTGCAGGAACCACACCGGGAACTTATAATGTAGTTTATGAGTTATGCGATAAATTGACTCCGGCGACTTGTGGGACAGTTTCAGATGAAATCAAAGTAACAGCAACTACAGTGACAGCAATAGTTGCGAATGATGATAACATTCCAAACGCAAATGGAATAACAGGAACACCAAATGCAGGGAATGTATTAGCTGGTAATCCAAATTCGGATACTTTAAATGGTGTACCGGTTGTTATTAATCAGGTTGATTTAAAAGTGATAACACCGGCAGTTCCAAAAACACCTGGAGCAGCAGTTCCGGTAATTGATACTGCCACTGGAATAATAAGTGTTCCGGCTAATACACCGGGAGGTACTTATACCTTAACGTATAGTATTTGTGAGAAATCAAATCTTTCGAATTGTGATGCCGCAACGGTAACCCTATTTGTATCAAGACCAGGTATTGCTGTAGTGAAAACGGCACATTTCAATGATGAAGATGGTGACGGTAATGCAAAAGTAGGGGAAACCATTACGTATAATTTTACAGTAACCAATACAGGAAATGTAGCGTTGACAAATGTTTATATAGTAGATCCGTTAACTGGAGTTAACATGACCGGAGGGCCAATAAATTTAGCTGCGGGAGAAGAGGATAGTACTTCTTTTACAGGAACTTATTCGATTGTACAAGCTGATATTAATTCGGGAAGTATATCGAATCAAGCCGAAGTTTTTGGAACAAGTCCTGATAATATTGTCGTAAAAGACAAATCAGATGATAGTAGTGTAGTGGGTGATAAACCAACAGTATTATCGCTACAAGGTTGTGTAATTAAAGTATTCAACGCGGTTTCTATAAATGGAGACAATAAGAACGAGAGATTTTATATTCAGGGATTAGAATGTTATCCTGACAATACGGTTCAGATTTTTAACCGTTGGGGAGTTTTGGTTTTTGATCGTGATCATTACAATAATAATGATATTGTTTTTAGAGGTATTTCTGAAGGACGTGTTACAATCAAAGATTCAGATGGATTACCGGAAGGAACTTATTATTACATCATTAAATACAAAGACAACCAATCCAATCCACATCAGGAGGCGGGATATTTATACCTGACCAAATAA